A window of the Dioscorea cayenensis subsp. rotundata cultivar TDr96_F1 chromosome 14, TDr96_F1_v2_PseudoChromosome.rev07_lg8_w22 25.fasta, whole genome shotgun sequence genome harbors these coding sequences:
- the LOC120275603 gene encoding uncharacterized protein LOC120275603 — protein sequence MNIIRVFLRSSGLYGYLNVIHNVDSDLHVSSGNRRWKRKPSRREVHRSPPAKLRREPKTSMECGEIMRAIEVVERDSAAIAESFNSLFSSLRLALSEVTTTSVENMQCFSDVVGRVQESALDAATKGNRYINSCLRLNEEMKGVDSLAMRLKVLKKNVDTLDVAVNQLVHFS from the exons ATGAATATTATTAGAGTATTCCTAAGATCGTCGGGATTGTATGGATACTTGAATGTGATTCATAATGTGGATTCAGACTTACA tgTTTCTTCGGGAAATCGAAGATGGAAAAGGAAGCCATCGAGACGAGAAGTTCATCGTTCGCCGCCGGCGAAGCTCCGGCGGGAGCCGAAGACCTCGATGGAATGCGGCGAGATCATGCGGGCCATTGAGGTCGTCGAGAGAGACTCGGCCGCCATTGCTGAGAGCTTCAATTCCCTGTTCTCTTCCCTCCGTCTCGCCCTCTCCGAG GTCACTACCACATCAGTCGAAAATATGCAGTGTTTTAGCGATGTTGTTGGTCGAGTGCAAGAATCTG CACTTGATGCAGCGACCAAAGGAAACCGATACATTAATTCATGCTTGAG ATTGAATGAAGAGATGAAGGGTGTGGATAGTCTTGCCATGCGATT AAAGGTCCTGAAGAAAAATGTGGATACTCTAGATGTGGCTGTGAACCAGTTAGTCCACTTTTCCTGA
- the LOC120275475 gene encoding uncharacterized protein LOC120275475 isoform X3, with protein sequence MAALSLVTPTSPNSVRLCFRRRCWVRSAVIIRLRSLKPDRRLRLDCACWASSNSSQDSFSGWSSEKGGDGSPKEERFGGMVGAGLAVLFFASGVAFAALSLSSRNANRVKPQMESIAVEQEVLLTSDDENKRMEQDGNYQSRQLMESDNKINDQNSDIETALQVSPGNVLVPAVVDQVQGQAFAALQVLKVIEADVQPGDLCTRREYARWLVTASSALSRNTASKVYPAMYIENVTELAFDDITPEDPDFACIQGLAEAGLISSKLSMPDVPSGEHNAPVLFSPESPLCRQDLVSWKMVLEKRQLLEVDKNSLYKCSGYLDIEKINPEAWPALVADLSGGEQGIIALAFGYTRLFQPYKPVTKAQAAIALATGDAADVVGEELTRIEAESLAETAVNAHTALVAQVEKDLNASFENELAKEREKIGALERLAEEARLELERLRTEREEENNALLRGRAAVESEIEVLSKLRLEVEEQLQNLMSDKVGISFERDRINKLREQAERENQVIAQLQYELDVEKKALSMARTWAEEEAKRARENARALEAARDRWEGRGIKVVVDEDLQDDASAGITWVSAGEQVPDNETTINRAENLVETLKAMASELKLRSSAVINNIYQKINSFISALKQQAVDASKHAAELRSSIILKGKKSVKEIQEKASDFGANVGYRTKRAFEDCKESVEKLQQKFKT encoded by the exons ATGGCGGCGCTATCGCTGGTGACCCCTACGTCGCCGAACTCCGTTAGGCTGTGTTTCCGTCGCCGGTGCTGGGTTCGCAGCGCTGTTATCATCCGGCTTCGATCTCTGAAGCCGGATCGGCGTCTTCGCTTGGATTGTGCTTGTTGGGCTAGCTCCAATTCGTCGCAGGATTCCTTCTCCGGGTGGTCGTCAGAGAAGGGCGGAGATGGATCACCGAAGGAGGAGAGATTTGGAG GGATGGTGGGAGCTGGATTGGCTGTCCTCTTTTTTGCTTCTGGAGTTGCATTTGCAGCATTATCTTTGAGTAGCAGAAATGCTAACA GAGTCAAACCTCAGATGGAGTCAATTGCAGTTGAACAGGAAGTCTTATTGACCTCTGATGATGAGAATAAAAGAATGGAGCAGGATGGAAACTATCAAAGCAGGCAGTTAATGGAAAGTGATAACAAGATAAATGACCAGAATTCTGACATTGAGACAG CTCTGCAGGTGTCTCCTGGAAATGTCTTGGTTCCTGCAGTAGTTGACCAGGTTCAAGGGCAGGCCTTTGCAGCTTTGCAAGTTTTGAag GTTATTGAAGCCGATGTTCAACCCGGTGATTTATGTACTCGTCGAGAGTACGCTCGTTGGTTGGTAACTGCAAGCAGTGCCCTATCTAG AAACACAGCATCAAAAGTATACCCTGCAATGTACATTGAGAATGTGACTGAACTTGCATTTGATGATATCACTCCTGAAGATCCTGACTTTGCATGTATTCAAG GCTTGGCTGAAGCGGGTTTAATTTCCAGCAAGCTATCCATGCCTGATGTTCCATCTGGTGAACATAATGCTCCTGTCTTATTCTCTCCAGAAAG CCCTCTATGTCGTCAAGATCTTGTGAGTTGGAAGATGGTTCTTGAAAAAAGACAACTTCTAGAAGTAGACAAGAAT TCTCTATACAAATGCTCTGGCTATTTggatattgaaaaaataaatcctGAGGCTTGGCCTGCTTTGGTTGCTGACTTATCTGGTGGAGAGCAGGGCATCATAGCATTAGCTTTTG gttatacAAGACTTTTTCAACCTTATAAGCCTGTTACAAAAGCTCAAGCTGCTATTGCTCTTGCTACCGGGGATGCTGCTGATGTTGTAGGGGAGGAACTCACACGTATTGAAGCAGAATCTTTAGCTGAGACTGCTGTTAATGCTCACACTGCTTTAGTAGCCCAAGTTGAGAAAGATCTGAATGCAAGCTTTGAGAATGAACTTGCTAAGGAAAGGGAAAAGATAGGTGCACTAGAAAGATTAGCTGAAGAAGCAAGGCTGGAATTGGAGAGATTGAGAActgagagagaagaagaaaataatgctCTTCTCAGGGGCCGTGCTGCTGTTGAATCAGAAATAGAGGTTCTTTCCAAGCTAAGGCTTGAGGTCGAGGAGCAGCTACAAAACCTGATGAGTGATAAAGTGGGTATATCTTTTGAGAGGGATAGAATTAACAAACTTCGAGAGCAAGCAGAGAGAGAAAACCAGGTTATTGCCCAGTTACAATATGAACTGGATGTTGAGAAGAAGGCTCTTTCCATGGCCAG GACCTGGGCCGAAGAGGAAGCTAAAAGAGCAAGAGAGAATGCAAGAGCACTCGAGGCGGCCAGAGACCGATGGGAGGGCCGTGGCATCAAAGTGGTTGTCGACGAAGATCTCCAGGATGATGCTTCTGCCGGCATCACCTGGGTATCTGCCGGAGAACAAGTACCTGACAACGAAACAACTATCAATCGAGCTGAGAATTTGGTCGAAACACTGAAAGCAATGGCTAGCGAATTAAAACTAAGGTCATCTGCAGTCATTAACAACATTTACCAGAAGATAAATTCTTTCATTTCAGCTTTGAAACAGCAAGCAGTTGATGCATCAAAGCACGCTGCAGAGCTCCGCTCATCGATCATCTTGAAGGGAAAAAAATCGGTAAAAGAGATACAAGAAAAAGCTTCCGATTTTGGAGCCAATGTTGGATACAGGACGAAGCGAGCATTCGAAGATTGCAAAGAAAGTGTCGAGAAACTCCAACAGAAGTTCAAGACATGA
- the LOC120275475 gene encoding uncharacterized protein LOC120275475 isoform X1 produces MAALSLVTPTSPNSVRLCFRRRCWVRSAVIIRLRSLKPDRRLRLDCACWASSNSSQDSFSGWSSEKGGDGSPKEERFGGMVGAGLAVLFFASGVAFAALSLSSRNANRVKPQMESIAVEQEVLLTSDDENKRMEQDGNYQSRQLMESDNKINDQNSDIETGSNQDDVQTVPDVDSIPMPADSNPVSSDLIVHDEHEISIDVSTINDSQSTTTSNSVHENYEHEGPNSVDESSIDSDSTIHITDNQEGSSSPETVNYDDPLNFSSELEGQLPSDILSSDPIVLEQGGLSNVDIGSEEVTRTESSIEDLEAPNYITTSVSLEDGLNETKLSVVTSASDLEQNEVLESLDEPVIAEELKINESESGSATLDPNGNESDEGMNNQTNRSSLFKSLLPEKSFSSAGIPAPLVVSAALQVSPGNVLVPAVVDQVQGQAFAALQVLKVIEADVQPGDLCTRREYARWLVTASSALSRNTASKVYPAMYIENVTELAFDDITPEDPDFACIQGLAEAGLISSKLSMPDVPSGEHNAPVLFSPESPLCRQDLVSWKMVLEKRQLLEVDKNSLYKCSGYLDIEKINPEAWPALVADLSGGEQGIIALAFGYTRLFQPYKPVTKAQAAIALATGDAADVVGEELTRIEAESLAETAVNAHTALVAQVEKDLNASFENELAKEREKIGALERLAEEARLELERLRTEREEENNALLRGRAAVESEIEVLSKLRLEVEEQLQNLMSDKVGISFERDRINKLREQAERENQVIAQLQYELDVEKKALSMARTWAEEEAKRARENARALEAARDRWEGRGIKVVVDEDLQDDASAGITWVSAGEQVPDNETTINRAENLVETLKAMASELKLRSSAVINNIYQKINSFISALKQQAVDASKHAAELRSSIILKGKKSVKEIQEKASDFGANVGYRTKRAFEDCKESVEKLQQKFKT; encoded by the exons ATGGCGGCGCTATCGCTGGTGACCCCTACGTCGCCGAACTCCGTTAGGCTGTGTTTCCGTCGCCGGTGCTGGGTTCGCAGCGCTGTTATCATCCGGCTTCGATCTCTGAAGCCGGATCGGCGTCTTCGCTTGGATTGTGCTTGTTGGGCTAGCTCCAATTCGTCGCAGGATTCCTTCTCCGGGTGGTCGTCAGAGAAGGGCGGAGATGGATCACCGAAGGAGGAGAGATTTGGAG GGATGGTGGGAGCTGGATTGGCTGTCCTCTTTTTTGCTTCTGGAGTTGCATTTGCAGCATTATCTTTGAGTAGCAGAAATGCTAACA GAGTCAAACCTCAGATGGAGTCAATTGCAGTTGAACAGGAAGTCTTATTGACCTCTGATGATGAGAATAAAAGAATGGAGCAGGATGGAAACTATCAAAGCAGGCAGTTAATGGAAAGTGATAACAAGATAAATGACCAGAATTCTGACATTGAGACAG GTTCAAATCAAGATGATGTGCAAACTGTCCCAGATGTTGATAGCATTCCTATGCCTGCTGATTCCAATCCTGTTTCATCTGATTTAATTGTGCATGATGAACACGAAATTTCCATCGATGTTTCTACTATTAATGATTCACAGAGCACAACAACGTCAAACTCAGTTCACGAAAACTATGAACATGAGGGTCCGAACAGTGTGGATGAATCTTCTATTGATTCTGATTCTACTATTCACATTACTGATAATCAAGAGGGCAGTTCTAGTCCTGAAACTGTAAATTATGATGATCCATTAAACTTTTCCAGTGAGCTTGAAGGCCAACTTCCTAGTGACATTTTATCTTCTGATCCAATAGTATTAGAACAGGGTGGTCTATCAAATGTTGATATTGGCTCAGAAGAGGTAACCAGGACAGAATCTTCTATAGAGGACCTTGAAGCCCCTAATTATATTACCACCTCAGTTTCTTTAGAAGATGGCCTTAATGAAACCAAACTGTCAGTGGTAACATCTGCATCAGATCTCGAGCAAAATGAAGTGTTAGAGTCCCTTGATGAACCTGTCATAGCAGAAGAACTTAAAATAAATGAGAGTGAGTCAGGGTCAGCAACATTAGATCCTAATGGAAATGAATCTGATGAAGGCATGAACAATCAAACTAATAGGAGCTCATTATTTAAGTCACTACTTCCTGAGAAGTCCTTCTCTTCTGCTGGCATACCTGCTCCATTGGTTGTTTCTGCAGCTCTGCAGGTGTCTCCTGGAAATGTCTTGGTTCCTGCAGTAGTTGACCAGGTTCAAGGGCAGGCCTTTGCAGCTTTGCAAGTTTTGAag GTTATTGAAGCCGATGTTCAACCCGGTGATTTATGTACTCGTCGAGAGTACGCTCGTTGGTTGGTAACTGCAAGCAGTGCCCTATCTAG AAACACAGCATCAAAAGTATACCCTGCAATGTACATTGAGAATGTGACTGAACTTGCATTTGATGATATCACTCCTGAAGATCCTGACTTTGCATGTATTCAAG GCTTGGCTGAAGCGGGTTTAATTTCCAGCAAGCTATCCATGCCTGATGTTCCATCTGGTGAACATAATGCTCCTGTCTTATTCTCTCCAGAAAG CCCTCTATGTCGTCAAGATCTTGTGAGTTGGAAGATGGTTCTTGAAAAAAGACAACTTCTAGAAGTAGACAAGAAT TCTCTATACAAATGCTCTGGCTATTTggatattgaaaaaataaatcctGAGGCTTGGCCTGCTTTGGTTGCTGACTTATCTGGTGGAGAGCAGGGCATCATAGCATTAGCTTTTG gttatacAAGACTTTTTCAACCTTATAAGCCTGTTACAAAAGCTCAAGCTGCTATTGCTCTTGCTACCGGGGATGCTGCTGATGTTGTAGGGGAGGAACTCACACGTATTGAAGCAGAATCTTTAGCTGAGACTGCTGTTAATGCTCACACTGCTTTAGTAGCCCAAGTTGAGAAAGATCTGAATGCAAGCTTTGAGAATGAACTTGCTAAGGAAAGGGAAAAGATAGGTGCACTAGAAAGATTAGCTGAAGAAGCAAGGCTGGAATTGGAGAGATTGAGAActgagagagaagaagaaaataatgctCTTCTCAGGGGCCGTGCTGCTGTTGAATCAGAAATAGAGGTTCTTTCCAAGCTAAGGCTTGAGGTCGAGGAGCAGCTACAAAACCTGATGAGTGATAAAGTGGGTATATCTTTTGAGAGGGATAGAATTAACAAACTTCGAGAGCAAGCAGAGAGAGAAAACCAGGTTATTGCCCAGTTACAATATGAACTGGATGTTGAGAAGAAGGCTCTTTCCATGGCCAG GACCTGGGCCGAAGAGGAAGCTAAAAGAGCAAGAGAGAATGCAAGAGCACTCGAGGCGGCCAGAGACCGATGGGAGGGCCGTGGCATCAAAGTGGTTGTCGACGAAGATCTCCAGGATGATGCTTCTGCCGGCATCACCTGGGTATCTGCCGGAGAACAAGTACCTGACAACGAAACAACTATCAATCGAGCTGAGAATTTGGTCGAAACACTGAAAGCAATGGCTAGCGAATTAAAACTAAGGTCATCTGCAGTCATTAACAACATTTACCAGAAGATAAATTCTTTCATTTCAGCTTTGAAACAGCAAGCAGTTGATGCATCAAAGCACGCTGCAGAGCTCCGCTCATCGATCATCTTGAAGGGAAAAAAATCGGTAAAAGAGATACAAGAAAAAGCTTCCGATTTTGGAGCCAATGTTGGATACAGGACGAAGCGAGCATTCGAAGATTGCAAAGAAAGTGTCGAGAAACTCCAACAGAAGTTCAAGACATGA
- the LOC120275475 gene encoding uncharacterized protein LOC120275475 isoform X2, whose product MVGAGLAVLFFASGVAFAALSLSSRNANRVKPQMESIAVEQEVLLTSDDENKRMEQDGNYQSRQLMESDNKINDQNSDIETGSNQDDVQTVPDVDSIPMPADSNPVSSDLIVHDEHEISIDVSTINDSQSTTTSNSVHENYEHEGPNSVDESSIDSDSTIHITDNQEGSSSPETVNYDDPLNFSSELEGQLPSDILSSDPIVLEQGGLSNVDIGSEEVTRTESSIEDLEAPNYITTSVSLEDGLNETKLSVVTSASDLEQNEVLESLDEPVIAEELKINESESGSATLDPNGNESDEGMNNQTNRSSLFKSLLPEKSFSSAGIPAPLVVSAALQVSPGNVLVPAVVDQVQGQAFAALQVLKVIEADVQPGDLCTRREYARWLVTASSALSRNTASKVYPAMYIENVTELAFDDITPEDPDFACIQGLAEAGLISSKLSMPDVPSGEHNAPVLFSPESPLCRQDLVSWKMVLEKRQLLEVDKNSLYKCSGYLDIEKINPEAWPALVADLSGGEQGIIALAFGYTRLFQPYKPVTKAQAAIALATGDAADVVGEELTRIEAESLAETAVNAHTALVAQVEKDLNASFENELAKEREKIGALERLAEEARLELERLRTEREEENNALLRGRAAVESEIEVLSKLRLEVEEQLQNLMSDKVGISFERDRINKLREQAERENQVIAQLQYELDVEKKALSMARTWAEEEAKRARENARALEAARDRWEGRGIKVVVDEDLQDDASAGITWVSAGEQVPDNETTINRAENLVETLKAMASELKLRSSAVINNIYQKINSFISALKQQAVDASKHAAELRSSIILKGKKSVKEIQEKASDFGANVGYRTKRAFEDCKESVEKLQQKFKT is encoded by the exons ATGGTGGGAGCTGGATTGGCTGTCCTCTTTTTTGCTTCTGGAGTTGCATTTGCAGCATTATCTTTGAGTAGCAGAAATGCTAACA GAGTCAAACCTCAGATGGAGTCAATTGCAGTTGAACAGGAAGTCTTATTGACCTCTGATGATGAGAATAAAAGAATGGAGCAGGATGGAAACTATCAAAGCAGGCAGTTAATGGAAAGTGATAACAAGATAAATGACCAGAATTCTGACATTGAGACAG GTTCAAATCAAGATGATGTGCAAACTGTCCCAGATGTTGATAGCATTCCTATGCCTGCTGATTCCAATCCTGTTTCATCTGATTTAATTGTGCATGATGAACACGAAATTTCCATCGATGTTTCTACTATTAATGATTCACAGAGCACAACAACGTCAAACTCAGTTCACGAAAACTATGAACATGAGGGTCCGAACAGTGTGGATGAATCTTCTATTGATTCTGATTCTACTATTCACATTACTGATAATCAAGAGGGCAGTTCTAGTCCTGAAACTGTAAATTATGATGATCCATTAAACTTTTCCAGTGAGCTTGAAGGCCAACTTCCTAGTGACATTTTATCTTCTGATCCAATAGTATTAGAACAGGGTGGTCTATCAAATGTTGATATTGGCTCAGAAGAGGTAACCAGGACAGAATCTTCTATAGAGGACCTTGAAGCCCCTAATTATATTACCACCTCAGTTTCTTTAGAAGATGGCCTTAATGAAACCAAACTGTCAGTGGTAACATCTGCATCAGATCTCGAGCAAAATGAAGTGTTAGAGTCCCTTGATGAACCTGTCATAGCAGAAGAACTTAAAATAAATGAGAGTGAGTCAGGGTCAGCAACATTAGATCCTAATGGAAATGAATCTGATGAAGGCATGAACAATCAAACTAATAGGAGCTCATTATTTAAGTCACTACTTCCTGAGAAGTCCTTCTCTTCTGCTGGCATACCTGCTCCATTGGTTGTTTCTGCAGCTCTGCAGGTGTCTCCTGGAAATGTCTTGGTTCCTGCAGTAGTTGACCAGGTTCAAGGGCAGGCCTTTGCAGCTTTGCAAGTTTTGAag GTTATTGAAGCCGATGTTCAACCCGGTGATTTATGTACTCGTCGAGAGTACGCTCGTTGGTTGGTAACTGCAAGCAGTGCCCTATCTAG AAACACAGCATCAAAAGTATACCCTGCAATGTACATTGAGAATGTGACTGAACTTGCATTTGATGATATCACTCCTGAAGATCCTGACTTTGCATGTATTCAAG GCTTGGCTGAAGCGGGTTTAATTTCCAGCAAGCTATCCATGCCTGATGTTCCATCTGGTGAACATAATGCTCCTGTCTTATTCTCTCCAGAAAG CCCTCTATGTCGTCAAGATCTTGTGAGTTGGAAGATGGTTCTTGAAAAAAGACAACTTCTAGAAGTAGACAAGAAT TCTCTATACAAATGCTCTGGCTATTTggatattgaaaaaataaatcctGAGGCTTGGCCTGCTTTGGTTGCTGACTTATCTGGTGGAGAGCAGGGCATCATAGCATTAGCTTTTG gttatacAAGACTTTTTCAACCTTATAAGCCTGTTACAAAAGCTCAAGCTGCTATTGCTCTTGCTACCGGGGATGCTGCTGATGTTGTAGGGGAGGAACTCACACGTATTGAAGCAGAATCTTTAGCTGAGACTGCTGTTAATGCTCACACTGCTTTAGTAGCCCAAGTTGAGAAAGATCTGAATGCAAGCTTTGAGAATGAACTTGCTAAGGAAAGGGAAAAGATAGGTGCACTAGAAAGATTAGCTGAAGAAGCAAGGCTGGAATTGGAGAGATTGAGAActgagagagaagaagaaaataatgctCTTCTCAGGGGCCGTGCTGCTGTTGAATCAGAAATAGAGGTTCTTTCCAAGCTAAGGCTTGAGGTCGAGGAGCAGCTACAAAACCTGATGAGTGATAAAGTGGGTATATCTTTTGAGAGGGATAGAATTAACAAACTTCGAGAGCAAGCAGAGAGAGAAAACCAGGTTATTGCCCAGTTACAATATGAACTGGATGTTGAGAAGAAGGCTCTTTCCATGGCCAG GACCTGGGCCGAAGAGGAAGCTAAAAGAGCAAGAGAGAATGCAAGAGCACTCGAGGCGGCCAGAGACCGATGGGAGGGCCGTGGCATCAAAGTGGTTGTCGACGAAGATCTCCAGGATGATGCTTCTGCCGGCATCACCTGGGTATCTGCCGGAGAACAAGTACCTGACAACGAAACAACTATCAATCGAGCTGAGAATTTGGTCGAAACACTGAAAGCAATGGCTAGCGAATTAAAACTAAGGTCATCTGCAGTCATTAACAACATTTACCAGAAGATAAATTCTTTCATTTCAGCTTTGAAACAGCAAGCAGTTGATGCATCAAAGCACGCTGCAGAGCTCCGCTCATCGATCATCTTGAAGGGAAAAAAATCGGTAAAAGAGATACAAGAAAAAGCTTCCGATTTTGGAGCCAATGTTGGATACAGGACGAAGCGAGCATTCGAAGATTGCAAAGAAAGTGTCGAGAAACTCCAACAGAAGTTCAAGACATGA
- the LOC120275604 gene encoding acyl-CoA thioesterase 2 has protein sequence MDCERIDREAAVFEFLGEVPLLQRLPSSSLNKIADLVQVRYFDSGQHVVRKGEKGEGLYLIWDGKACSSGSPEVLVGNHSDIQLKQYDYFGYCTIGSDYEVNVIALSKLICLVLRHENSNLLHPKSIWNADETHEGIALVQHILSLEPQEVDIFHGHTLPEAPTFGHVFGGQLIGQALAAATKTVSYLKPVHSFHSYFLVAGETNVPIIYEVYRANDGQNFATRQVAAKQHGKVIFILVASFQKDEAGFEHHDLMPHVDAPETFKSIEELSESNESGPLPCVRTSSISPFCYHLLVVLLVYFLLMTFYQFSMQMLLVRKFLVSGPIDIRLCEPSNLEERFKPSLKYWLKVRGELSDEQALHRCALAFASDFFFGSISLKPHLRKEMKILALSLDHSIWFHRPVKADDWLLFSPSSCGGRGLSTGRMFNRKGELVMSLRQEALLREVKPTNRAPRAKM, from the exons ATGGATTGTGAGCGAATCGATCGAGAAGCAG CAGTGTTTGAGTTTCTGGGAGAAGTCCCTTTGCTGCAGAGGCTTCCTAGTTCGTCTCTTAATAAAATTGCTGATCTTGTCCAAGTGCGGTATTTTG ATTCTGGTCAACATGTAGTACGCAAGGGAGAGAAAGGGGAGGGTCTTTACTTAATCTGGGATGGGAAG GCTTGCTCATCTGGTTCTCCTGAAGTTTTGGTTGGAAACCATTCAGACATTCAATTGAAACAATATGATTATTTTGGCTATT GTACCATTGGTTCTGACTATGAAGTAAATGTAATTGCGTTATCCAAG CTAATATGCCTGGTTCTGCGACATGAAAATAGCAATCTACTACATCCAAAATCTATCTGGAATGCAGATGAAACGCATGAGGGCATCGCTTTGGTGCAGCACATATTGAGCTTGGAGCCCCAAGAA gtAGATATATTTCATGGGCATACATTGCCTGaggctccaacatttggtcatgTTTTTGGAGGGCAGTTGATTGGACAG GCTTTGGCTGCAGCAACCAAGACTGTGAGTTACCTTAAACCTGTGCATAGTTTCCACTCTTATTTTCTGGTTGCTGGAGAAACAAACG TGCCAATTATATATGAAGTTTATCGAGCAAATGATGGACAGAATTTTGCTACCAGACAAGTAGCTGCAAAACAGCATGGCAAGGTCATATTCATTTTAGTAGCTTCTTTCCAG AAGGATGAAGCTGGTTTTGAACACCATGACTTGATGCCTCATGTGGATGCCCCAGAAACA TTTAAATCAATTGAAGAGTTAAGTGAGAGTAATGAATCTGGTCCACTCCCCTGTGTAAGAACATCTAGTATTTCACCTTTCTGTTATCATCTGCTTGTGGTActccttgtttatttt TTACTGATGACATTTTATCAGTTTTCTATGCAAATGCTTTTAGTGAGAAAATTTCTGGTATCTGGCCCTATAGATATACGGCTTTGTGAACCGAGCAATCTGGAAGAACGATTTAAACCAAG tttgaagtACTGGCTTAAAGTAAGAGGAGAACTTTCAGACGAACAAGCTTTGCATAG ATGTGCTTTAGCATTTGCTTCAGATTTTTTCTTTGGAAGCATTAGTTTAAAACCTCACTTGCGGAAGGAAATGAAAATACTCGCTCTCAGTTTGGATCACTC taTCTGGTTCCACAGGCCTGTGAAAGCCGATGACTGGCTTCTGTTTT CTCCATCTTCCTGCGGTGGCCGTGGATTAAGTACTGGTCGTATGTTTAACCGAAAGGGAGAG CTTGTGATGTCATTAAGGCAAGAGGCTCTACTTCGCGAGGTGAAGCCAACAAATCGAGCCCCTCGAGCGAAAATGTAG